The stretch of DNA CGGTCGaccacgcacacacacacacacacatacacacacacacttgtcacagacatgtatatgtacatacagGACGAGATATACCACCGCACTCACACGAGGAAGTCAGGGTCACTGAAGTCCTCGCCCCCGCTGTCGCTGCTGTCGGAGATTCttctcctcttcttcttcttatGCTTTCTCACCGACTTGTCTGTCTTGTGCGCGCGCTGCTTGCGGTGCGACTCCCTAGCGTCCGGATTGGCGTGTATCGTCAGTTTCGGCACTCGTGGCATTGTCATCGGAgttgccgccgccgtcgccgccgccgcagcCGCGGCAGCGGCCATTGGCAGCGAGTTCATTGAATTGTTCGGATGCTCCATCGGAACGGAATTCAGATTCGGTTGCAGCGGTAACTGAAACTGCTGCTGGCCGCCCGCGACAGCCAGAACGGCGCTGTCTCCCGGGACCGCGCCGTCCGCTATCATTCTGCTGCCGACGGCCGCGGGGTGCAGCTGTATCCTCGCTCTTTGCGGATTCTCCGCGCTGTGCTTGCCGCCGGCGCTGGTGTGGGCGGCACCGTGGTCGTTGCCGCCGTCATCGTCCGGTTCCTCAGGATCAAACTTGAGCATCAGTTGCTTGAAGTCCAGATATTCTTTCACGAGCTTCTTCCTGCCGCTCAAGTCCAGCTCCTTCTTCACGTCAGTCGCGCCGTCCCGCAGCCTCTGCAGCGTGGCTTTGGGCTCGAAATGTAGATTGTTCTTGCGATTCACCGCTTTCTCGTAGACTTTCGCTCCTTCCATAGGCGAATATTGACCGATTTTCGCGTCGGAGAAGCCGTAGAGGTCCTTGAGGTGTTGCCGCAGCGTCAATAAAAGTAGAAAGCCTTGACTGGCGGTAATATATTCCCTGAGCAAGGTGGTGTTGTCTGGTAATCTAGCCAGAATAGCTTCTTCGTCCTCCTCGTCGTCTTCTTCATCTTCAATAGCCAACTGATTTGATTTCGGTTGATTATCCggtgctgctgctgttgctgctgctgttgttgttgttgttgctgctgccgctgctgctgccgctgctgttgctgccgccgctgccgctgctgcTACTGCTGCTATTTGCGGTGCGGTTTGTTCGAACATGTGCACCATCTGCCCGGATGGTCCTGACTGCGAGTGTGACTGCGCACCGCCTTCTTTGGGCAGCAGAGCCTCCTTAAAAGATTGTAGCAAATTCGTACCGGACATGGAAATGATGATGTCGATGTGATGGATGATGAAGAGCGGCTCGTCTTGCACTTGATATGTAAAATAGGCGAGATTGTCCGCTAGATACAGCATCTGCGACAGACTACTCTTGGCGGCCTCGTCGAAGTGCTTGAGAAAGGAGATCACGATCGCACGTCTCTGTTGCTTCGTGCTGCGTAGAATTGTGTAGAGGAAGCCGTTGAGCGCGCCTGGGAATTCGCCGTCCTTCGCCCGCATGCCTCTCACCGTGATATCGTTCTGCAGGATCTTCTGCAACCGATAGCTCAGTTTGATGCCGAACTGCGATTTCATGTGGATGAAGCCGGGATACTTCTTCTCGATGTCCTGCAGCTGCTTGTCCGCGCTGTGACTCACGGCTTTCTCGCAGTCGGTGCTCATGCAGATCAGATAGGGTACAATCTGGACGGGATGCACCAAGCCTTGCGCCAGAATCAGCTGAATAACCTTGAGAGCCGCGCGCCGTACGCTTATATTGGCGTGCAGAAAGGACTCGAGTATCTGCTTGATGTAATGCTGGATAACGGTGCTCGCCATACCGGACGACACGTCACCCATCTCCTTCAGATTCTCCTGCTTCGACATTTTCGCCCACTCCTGGTCCTGTTTGATCATCCgcttctcctcctcctgcaAATACACCTCAATATTATTGAGTACCTGAATCCTCATTTGAACCAGCGCGTGTTCCGACGTGAGCAGGTGATGGTAGAGCTCCTGCAGCTCTGGCAGCATCATAAACTCGTAGTGCCGTATGCAAAGAGAACCAATGGCGGACAGAGTGAAGTGCCGGATGTCGTCGTTATCCAGATGAACGAAGTAGCTGAGCGTCTCGAAGACCTGATCCTTGATGTTGTCCGCCAGGCCTTCGATCACCTCCGGATCCATAAAGTTAAAATGGCGCAGTAATAGACCGACCGTGAAGAGCGCTCGCCGGAAATACGGCCGGTACTTGAGCAGCATCGGATTCGTCGGATCTTTTTCGTAAAACGATTTGTACCACGTCAAGTGTCCGTAATATTTCTTGAAGCAGTCTCGTATCAGCTTGAAGTTTCGCGTGACATTATTGACTATGGAGCCCAGACACGACAAGCAGCTCGCGACCACCGATTTGTCGTGCTGCAGGATCAGCTTCACCGAGTCCTCCTCCAGCTGCGCCAAAAACATTTCACTCGGATGCTCCATCAGAGGCACCACCAGCTCGAGCGTGTGAGCGACGCTGCTGATGATCTGATAATCGCCCTGCGTCTGACACTTGAGACTCAGATAAGGCTGCAGAGTGCTCGCGTGATTGACCAGCAGCCGCGGTCGAATCTTCGCGAACAGATAAAGCGTCGTCAGGCACGCGACTAGCCTTTGCGACGAACCCTTCTTGCCCGGTTTGTCCGAATCCAGATTCGTCTCCTCCAGCCGCAGCACATTCTCGATCAGGCAATCCACGATCTGTTTGCACGCCGTCAGCAACACTCGCGGCGGCTCCGTCTGCATCTTCGTGCTGTCGTCCTTGTCCTCCTTCGGTTTAAACAGACTCACCAAAAGCTGCTCGAACCACTCGAGTCCCATGTCCTTGCTGGCCGCCACCACGtccgtaatatttattacctTCCTCAGCAACGATTCCGAGTCGAGAGTCGGACGCTCTCTCACCGGTGTGAACCACATATTCTGGAAAACTTCCATGACGAGCTTCCGAATGCCTTCTTCGTCGTTCACCCTCCTTATCATCTTCACGCATATCTCCGGAATTTTGGGGAAGTCCGGGCACTCCATGCAGATGTCCTTGAGAATTTTAATGACGCGCTTCCTCACGCTCACGCCGGTGTCGAGAATTCTCGCCGATAGCATGTCGTAGTACGTATCGATCAATTCAGGTCTGCTCAGTACGAATTTTCCTACCAAATCCACCGCCGCCTCTCGCACGGACGTCGAGTGATCGAGGAACGAATGCTTGACGCCCAACTGCATGTCCACTCTCGCCAGCACGCTCGGATCGGCCTCGACGATCATGGTGAGACACTTCATCGCCTTGGTTCTAATGGCGATCGATGATTCCGTCAATACGTGAAGGATCTGCTTGAGATACTTGTCGAAGCTCTGCGAGAACGGTCTTTTGGACGCGAGATACTGCGAAATCAGTTCCGCCGAGTTGTAATCGATGTACGTCTGAAGGATGTCCGGTTTCGTTCCCGTGCTGCACGGTCTTATTCTGCTGATGATGtacttcttcttctcctcgaTGATCCGGTAAGCCTCCGAATTCTTCTGCTCGTTATTGTCGTTTTCGTCTGGATCCTGCTCGTCCAACTCGGACTCGGTGTCCTGATCGCTGTTGTGATGGCGGTTCTTCTTCTTCGACCGCTTCTTGTTCACCTTGATCTTGGTCGGGCTGTTTTTCCCCGATTGACCCACCAGAGACTTTTCCAGCGCACAGTCCCGGTACCATTGGGCCAGATAAAAATGACGCGCGTATCCGAGAGCCGAGTCCTTCGTCCCGTTCACGGCCAGATAATCCAAGAGTACCTTCTGCAAAAATACCGTTCTCTCCTCGTCCTCGCTCAGTCCCACGATTTCTTTGTCCTTTATTTGATCGTAATCCGAGTCCTTCTGCTGCTCGAGCTTGATGTCTCGTATAATTTGGTCGATGGTGGACAACTTGCATTGCGAACTGACCGCGTCCTTGCGTAATCTCGCCGCCACCACACCGAGATAGTCGATGGAAGCCACTCGAAGGGACATATCGGAACTTTTGTTGGAAAAGTGTCCTACCAGCAGATTTCCGAGGAGACTCAACAGCAATTCAGCGGCGGGCCACTCGGGTTTATTCACCGTTGCGAGCAAGTCCTGCACGAAATTCTCGAACAACGGTCTGTAATCGATCTCCTCGCCCTTGCTGCCGCACTTGTTGAGgaaaactgttaaaaaatttccgGCGATTCTGGTGGCAGTTTCGTATCTATTGATAATGAAAACATCGGCGTCGACGTGGCTCGGCTTCTTCTCGTCATCTTCCTTCGACTTGGAATCCGACAGAACCACCACGCATTGAATGAGCTGCAAAACCAACGCGGTTAACATCTGTATGTGATCCTCGGAGTTCAGCCTGTACGTGCGCAGGCTCCTTTTACTGCTGGGTAGTCTCGCTATGGATGCCAGGATGTCATCCAACAACAGTCTCCTGTGCTTCTCGTACTTGGTGAATATTATAGTGACAAGTCTCAATGCGCTCAGTTGAAGATCGCTCACCGACTCGACGAAAAACGGCGCGACGCCCAACGATGACGCGTGAAGAACACTCGTGTCCGTGAGAACCTGTATGTTCAACAACTCGGCCAGCAGACCCACCAGCTCGTGCATCTTGTTGTAAACCTGCAGGATGCTCTTTTCGCGCACCTCCTTCATGTGGCCCCGCTTCTTGCGTCCACTAGAATTAAAAGTGTCAGTCTTGTTCTTACTCTTCGTATCTATCTTGTAAACGGGATCGAAAGAAGGATAGATCGTGTTCTGCAGTTGAAACTTCATAAAAAGAACTATTCGATCGATGACGTCCTCCAAGTAGACAGTCTTCGGCATATTGCTAGAAGTCATGATGTGCAACGCGATCAGCGACGCGTCCACGGCGCGCTGCACTCGCTCCATCGCCAACTGCATCCACAATCGTCCCTCCTCGACGTCGTCGTCCGGATCCACGAGCGGCGACACTCTGGCGCCGTCCCGTATGTTCTTTTCCAGAATATTCAGCAGCCTCACCAATCTGTCCGAGGGTATCGACTCCATAGCGCCTAGGGTTTTCAGTTTCGCTGCTTCCGTACAGAGATCGTGCAGCTGATATTTAGGAATAAGCATTTCCGCAGCCACGTCGCCGTCGTCCTCCATGTCGGCGTTCGCCGTGATGTCCTCGGTGTTCTCGAAAATCGTTTCTATGGTGGAGTTAAATCGCTGGTACGTATTGGTCTCCATTAACTCCTCCACGCTCAATTTGGCTAATACAGGCACTAGCTTCTTTTCAATCTTTCGTATTTTTGGTTTCGTCGGCGTGTACGGCGCGTCACGTTTGTCATCCTCTTCGTCCTCGTCCGTTATCCTTTTCCGCCTGCGCGTCTTGTCATCGCTCTTTCGTCGCTCGGTCCTCTCCTTCTCCCGCTGCACCTGTCGCTCCTTCGCGCGGGCCTTGAAGTACTTGTTGTTCTTGCCGATCTCCTCCTCGCTCTCGGAGTCGGTTTTCGCGTCGTCGCGATTGGAGATACCCATCTTCGCCGCGCGACTCGGCGACTTCTCCGCGAATGCCGCCAGACTCTTCTGCATGAGCGCTTGATCAGCCAGTGATAATCTGTTCAACATGACAACGGGCTCCTTCAGTTTCTCCGCCAGTGTCCCGGCAAGCTTCTTTTCCGAATTGTTATTCTGTTGTACATCCGCTACGCCAACCGCAGTCGGATCCAGGGTGTTAACCATGTCGGTGGCGTGTATGTTCGGATAAGACGTGGTTTGAGCAGTCGGCAATAAATGCACCGCATGATCCACGCCTTGCTTCGTGTCGATGCTCTCTATCGGCAGATCAATATCGGAAAGACCGGACACTGGATCGAGAAGAAACTGCTGATTCTCCTGCACCGCGCTGTCGATGTCCAACGGATTGCTGCCCAATGCGTGATGCACTTGCTGATTCATCATAGGATCGTAAAGATTCTGCTGCATACCCATGCTCGGATGTTGTTGCTGAAGAGGCATGCTGGTGCGCATGGGAGATGTCATATGCATGTTGTGCTGCGGCGTCATACCAGCCATGTTATGGTGCTGAGGCGTCACATTGCCGAGAGGCGTGAGTGGTGTGCTGGGAGAGCTCATATGAGCCGGCGAGTATATATTCGGTTGGAGAGTTATGTTCGACAGAGGATTTATACAGTTTGCGTCCTCCTGCATATGCTGGGGCGTTGTCATTGTTCTTGTTTGTTCGGTCATAACGTTGCCTCTGGGCGACGGAGAAGGCACGGCGAAGGGTGACATCTGCGAAATGTCTGCGTGATTCTGCGGCGTGATCGGCATCCGCGGATGTTGCGCGTGGGCGATACCGCTGGCTACCGGCGGCGGTAGTACGGATCTGGCTGCCGCGGGATGAGCCGGACTACCCTGGGGCGTTTGCCTGGAGCCTGAAGAACTCGAGTAGGACGGCGAGAAGCGACCATAACTCGCCGGCGACTGATTCGCGTGCAATATAGGTGTACCACCCTGCGTCCAGTTTCTCGGAGAATTGTGCTGGGGTCCTCTGAATACGTGAGGGTTTATCTGCAAGATCGCCTTCAGCAATTCCGGCGTATTCTGCTCGTTTTCTAGCGATTGCTCGGTATTCGCATAATTGTCCTTGAGTTCAATGTGATCCGATGAAGTCTGTGACAGAGACATTATCAATTGCGGCACGAGATTCTCATCGCGAACGCTTAGCAATATCTGGGCTTCTTCCGCTACTCGTGGGTGAAACAGCAGCGACTTGTTAGTCAGAGTTTGCGGCAGCGGAGTCGGTAGGGGCATTTCAGGTAACAAGTCGGTGAGACTCGCAATACCAGCGAGGGTAGTTATTGGCACACTCGGTACAACCCCATTCATTTTGAGTTTGATTCGTTCTGGCATTACAGcctggagaaaaaaaaaagaaaaccaaAATCAATTTcagtatttttaaacttttttgtcTCGCAAGACAATATAATGTGCTAAGCACTGCACAGACATGCTAAGAATACTTGCTCATGATATAGAGTAAATGTAAATCAACAAAACATGTCTAAATGCACTGTCTTCACAAATGTCTAAATAAATCATCGTTAGAATTTTTCACTACGCATTTCAAGACATATTGACACAAATTTTTCACCTTTGAACAGAATAGTTTCTACTCCTCTTTGAAGGACACTAGCACTAAGGCAAATATCGGGAACTTAACAAAGTCTCTTTTAAGTTCCcatgttgcaaataaaagtCTCAACCAAATTTTGATGAAGCTCGTGGATCTTCCAATAAACGATCCATGTTTATTGACACTTTGGTTTCCtgcaacaaaaatttgttgtataTAGTGTATTGCtttccaaatatttctttattttataacacattaaataaataataactatttaaaaaaaaccaaatttaaaattatttgtgtaaataaaaattttataaatatatcacataaaaaaaaaagagagtaaCTAACCTAAAACTGTATGATATGATACATGTCATTTGTAACttgatattgttatttaaGCTGAAATGCAGATAttaaatgacataaaaaacatttctaaattatcatacatgtgtaaaaaaataaaattatgtttaattactgcaataataaatttattttttcttaaaaaaaatttatatatttaaatataaaattaaataaattataaaaaaacattttatgtttagttacatttatatgaaattcttacatttcatttaatattagaaCAATTGacataaatctttaaattgcaAACCTTATCAGTGTATAGTCAAAACATAAACATGGAAAAATTAtctctttgaaaaataaatcattaaattctGATAAAAACCATTTAAATTCACATAAAACAATCATTCTTGGCGGACAGCGATACGATATAATCAGCTGTTACAAACCATATATAATCAAACTAAAATTCCCAGCAACATGTGTTATACTGGAAAAGTAACACAACATCCATCGTCAAAGTCAGCTTTGCTGTCTCCAACACACTAGCCTCAATATTCATCACAATGTAGCACAGCACATCTCTTTACCTTCTCTGCATGAATGTCCACCATCCAACATCATACGTTGTACAACACCATATCCTCAGAGCGACCAGGAAGCTGATACAACAACACAGAGGGGGGGAGGAGGTAGGGACAAAATCCTCCTGTGGACGACGAACGTTGAACTCTAGTGGACAAGCAAGAGAAATCGCCAGGTCACTCGTACGATAAAGTGCCGTCGCCGTTTGGGCGCAGCGCGTAAGAGCGCGACGCGGCTGCAGCGCAACAGCTCCGTGTCACTCGCTTACCCGGACTATTTACGTCGGCGATCGCACCGTCCGCTGTCCGCGGCCGGTTTTGGCGGGAGGCCGGGCGCCGTTTCACGGTTCCGCGTCGTTCGCGGCCGCCGGCGGTTCCTCAGGCACGTCGTAGCGGCTGGCGTGGCGGCCACTCGTCGCGAAATTCACTGTGAGAACACCGTCGTCCGGGGGATACTCGCTCAATTGTCATCCGCGAGCTACCACGGTTGGCCTACTTGGTTGGACGCGTTTCTACGTCGGTCACGACGGGTCGCGGACTCAGCTCGCGATCACGACACTGCCCTCACACGCGTTTCACGCGGCGCCGCGCAAACATCGCCGCGTTACAGGCACTGCGTCGCCTCGTAAATCGTATTTATATTGAGAATGTGAAGAAAACAGACACAAAGGCGTCCATTTTGCTCAGCAGCGAGTTAGCGGAAGTGGCGTAGTGGGATATTGCTCGGGACAGACGCAGGTATCACCGGCGGGGCGCTACGCGGCGTCGCACGACTTGCCTGTTGGGCGAGTTCGCATGAAAACGGCAGCGAGTCAACGATATGGTGCATAAAATTGCACCAATCTGTGATGCAACTCGAGACATGCGCAATATGCTTTTATGCTATCTATAATTGTTGATCAAAAATCGCAAactatatgtttaataattaatttcataattacatgagttattattaaatatttaatttttatttgagttTCTAACCTAGTTAAGTGCTTGGAGATGTCAAACTTTTGGATACTGTTTTGAGTCATAGCGCATGTCTAGATGCAATGCATATTAGCAGTATGGTGCATTTTCATGTGTCGAACCATTGTCATTGATAAATTTCCCGTTGTGGCGCTTCAGATTCGCATCAGTTAGGAATGTGTATAATTACTATTTGATATTGTCGTACACGTGAAACGGACTTAACCTATTGttgtattgtttaataaaaagctttaggtaaaaaaaatatattacaaacattataaatgcataaaaatattatttaaatgaatttttatatgaaagtattgtgaatataatgaaaaatggcTAGTACCGATATTCTTGATAATGTTACATCCACTCTTAATAACATACGATCGTTAAATCAACTAAAAAGGTGagtaaaatgtaatgaaatttCACATTGTTTCATCTAATttacaataagaaaaataatttctattaacaTCGTAAGAaacataatttctaaaaaatataataagaactacataaattttgtaattttgataaaattaccaaacaaaaatttatattgtgtaaGATACAATCACACtaattcaacaaatttttgaaaaatgtattcaattttgataacATGGTCTTTTTAAATTGCAGCAGAAAAGCTAAAGTTGATGTGAGAGACCTTACAAAGtgtatatatgattttacgAAGGAACAATCTGGCAGAAACACAAATGCGTTACCAGAATTAGTTATCGAAGATTTTGACGAGGAACAAATTTGGCAACAATTGGAACTTCAAAATGAGgatgaaataatacattatttaaatgagGTCTCAAAAATTACAACTGGTAATAAGAAACTAACAATTCCATTGAGCTCTATGAAACCTAAACCTATGCAgattgaaaatgataatttagaTCAAGAAGGTGAAGATATGTCTGATGATAAAGAATTACAAGAACAAGATATAGAAACcaaaagtaatttaaagaaaaggaaacgtgatacaaaaaagaaatctatCGTGGATGATAAATT from Linepithema humile isolate Giens D197 chromosome 2, Lhum_UNIL_v1.0, whole genome shotgun sequence encodes:
- the Nipped-B gene encoding nipped-B-like protein A — translated: MPERIKLKMNGVVPSVPITTLAGIASLTDLLPEMPLPTPLPQTLTNKSLLFHPRVAEEAQILLSVRDENLVPQLIMSLSQTSSDHIELKDNYANTEQSLENEQNTPELLKAILQINPHVFRGPQHNSPRNWTQGGTPILHANQSPASYGRFSPSYSSSSGSRQTPQGSPAHPAAARSVLPPPVASGIAHAQHPRMPITPQNHADISQMSPFAVPSPSPRGNVMTEQTRTMTTPQHMQEDANCINPLSNITLQPNIYSPAHMSSPSTPLTPLGNVTPQHHNMAGMTPQHNMHMTSPMRTSMPLQQQHPSMGMQQNLYDPMMNQQVHHALGSNPLDIDSAVQENQQFLLDPVSGLSDIDLPIESIDTKQGVDHAVHLLPTAQTTSYPNIHATDMVNTLDPTAVGVADVQQNNNSEKKLAGTLAEKLKEPVVMLNRLSLADQALMQKSLAAFAEKSPSRAAKMGISNRDDAKTDSESEEEIGKNNKYFKARAKERQVQREKERTERRKSDDKTRRRKRITDEDEEDDKRDAPYTPTKPKIRKIEKKLVPVLAKLSVEELMETNTYQRFNSTIETIFENTEDITANADMEDDGDVAAEMLIPKYQLHDLCTEAAKLKTLGAMESIPSDRLVRLLNILEKNIRDGARVSPLVDPDDDVEEGRLWMQLAMERVQRAVDASLIALHIMTSSNMPKTVYLEDVIDRIVLFMKFQLQNTIYPSFDPVYKIDTKSKNKTDTFNSSGRKKRGHMKEVREKSILQVYNKMHELVGLLAELLNIQVLTDTSVLHASSLGVAPFFVESVSDLQLSALRLVTIIFTKYEKHRRLLLDDILASIARLPSSKRSLRTYRLNSEDHIQMLTALVLQLIQCVVVLSDSKSKEDDEKKPSHVDADVFIINRYETATRIAGNFLTVFLNKCGSKGEEIDYRPLFENFVQDLLATVNKPEWPAAELLLSLLGNLLVGHFSNKSSDMSLRVASIDYLGVVAARLRKDAVSSQCKLSTIDQIIRDIKLEQQKDSDYDQIKDKEIVGLSEDEERTVFLQKVLLDYLAVNGTKDSALGYARHFYLAQWYRDCALEKSLVGQSGKNSPTKIKVNKKRSKKKNRHHNSDQDTESELDEQDPDENDNNEQKNSEAYRIIEEKKKYIISRIRPCSTGTKPDILQTYIDYNSAELISQYLASKRPFSQSFDKYLKQILHVLTESSIAIRTKAMKCLTMIVEADPSVLARVDMQLGVKHSFLDHSTSVREAAVDLVGKFVLSRPELIDTYYDMLSARILDTGVSVRKRVIKILKDICMECPDFPKIPEICVKMIRRVNDEEGIRKLVMEVFQNMWFTPVRERPTLDSESLLRKVINITDVVAASKDMGLEWFEQLLVSLFKPKEDKDDSTKMQTEPPRVLLTACKQIVDCLIENVLRLEETNLDSDKPGKKGSSQRLVACLTTLYLFAKIRPRLLVNHASTLQPYLSLKCQTQGDYQIISSVAHTLELVVPLMEHPSEMFLAQLEEDSVKLILQHDKSVVASCLSCLGSIVNNVTRNFKLIRDCFKKYYGHLTWYKSFYEKDPTNPMLLKYRPYFRRALFTVGLLLRHFNFMDPEVIEGLADNIKDQVFETLSYFVHLDNDDIRHFTLSAIGSLCIRHYEFMMLPELQELYHHLLTSEHALVQMRIQVLNNIEVYLQEEEKRMIKQDQEWAKMSKQENLKEMGDVSSGMASTVIQHYIKQILESFLHANISVRRAALKVIQLILAQGLVHPVQIVPYLICMSTDCEKAVSHSADKQLQDIEKKYPGFIHMKSQFGIKLSYRLQKILQNDITVRGMRAKDGEFPGALNGFLYTILRSTKQQRRAIVISFLKHFDEAAKSSLSQMLYLADNLAYFTYQVQDEPLFIIHHIDIIISMSGTNLLQSFKEALLPKEGGAQSHSQSGPSGQMVHMFEQTAPQIAAVAAAAAAAATAAAAAAAAATTTTTAAATAAAPDNQPKSNQLAIEDEEDDEEDEEAILARLPDNTTLLREYITASQGFLLLLTLRQHLKDLYGFSDAKIGQYSPMEGAKVYEKAVNRKNNLHFEPKATLQRLRDGATDVKKELDLSGRKKLVKEYLDFKQLMLKFDPEEPDDDGGNDHGAAHTSAGGKHSAENPQRARIQLHPAAVGSRMIADGAVPGDSAVLAVAGGQQQFQLPLQPNLNSVPMEHPNNSMNSLPMAAAAAAAAATAAATPMTMPRVPKLTIHANPDARESHRKQRAHKTDKSVRKHKKKKRRRISDSSDSGGEDFSDPDFLV